A section of the Castanea sativa cultivar Marrone di Chiusa Pesio chromosome 12, ASM4071231v1 genome encodes:
- the LOC142619598 gene encoding uncharacterized protein LOC142619598, whose protein sequence is MEKLSLDHLPPGVRFSPKDKEVIELYLKKKITGNDKDTWFIPEIEFYKDEPWDLPIKSGIATEDQEWFFFTEQSLKHQDDNPKKRKRDQKQERVSRKTKVGYWKSTGTDREIKSGESLIGMKKTLVFHRGNTKGREKGIGTKWVMHEYSTTQKDFDGKHPGQKAFVLCRLFDNREKSTNGGEGVCPSLDTTSCIEETKSVAPVSPALDVQAETHQTSNQSCYAKIPDEMLSDATAPVPCENASVAEKQEAEMTSPEDEFDVEDFLNKLSPSAFDFYVDEMMSDATVPIQFKIDNFNSEVDQDLEKSPKMFCPHPPEPLDCNFSSVSTITTSTPAISSPTTAKASLEEAQSMLAPASVPPKLGREADNYPMSFQCCPAENSDGITSSSIPPIEYNGCNTCVAKNDVVEKTSDEVEAGWNMLPVSPQPLGCNMLSPLHSQMQADDYFRYKSSCENNLAFDDEAQENMVSAQFDQEYQDLLWLEDIIKSPKVSPRIVTFKILIKILATPGSVTE, encoded by the exons ATGGAAAAGCTGAGTTTGGATCATTTGCCACCTGGGGTCAGATTTAGTCCGAAGGACAAGGAGGTCATCGAACTCTACCTGAAGAAGAAGATCACAGGGAATGATAAAGACACTTGGTTTATTCCCGAAATTGAGTTCTATAAAGATGAGCCCTGGGACTTACCAA TTAAAAGTGGGATTGCTACGGAGGATCAAGAGTGGTTCTTCTTCACTGAACAGAGCCTGAAGCATCAGGACGATaatccaaaaaagagaaaaagggatcagAAACAAGAAAGGGTGAGCAGGAAAACCAAGGTTGGGTACTGGAAATCAACTGGTACAGATAGAGAAATCAAGTCTGGAGAGAGCTTGATTGGAATGAAGAAGACTCTGGTCTTCCATAGAGGGAATACTAAGGGAAGAGAGAAGGGAATAGGGACTAAGTGGGTAATGCATGAGTACAGCACAACCCAGAAGGACTTTGATGGAAAACACCCCGGTCAG AAGGCGTTTGTCCTTTGTCGTTTATTTGATAATCGAGAAAAGAGTACCAATGGTGGAGAAGGCGTTTGTCCTTCACTTGATACCACATCTTGTATTGAAGAAACGAAGTCAGTGGCTCCTGTATCTCCAGCATTGGATGTTCAAGCTGAAACTCATCAAACAAGTAATCAATCTTGTTATGCTAAAATTCCTGATGAAATGTTGTCTGATGCTACAGCACCTGTTCCATGTGAAAATGCTTCTGTTGCAGAAAAACAGGAGGCAGAAATGACATCTCCTGAG GATGAATTTGATGTGGAGGATTTTTTGAATAAGCTCTCCCCATCCGCATTTGATTTTTATGTGGACGAAATGATGTCTGATGCTACAGTGCCTATTCAATTTAAAATAGACAACTTCAACTCTGAG GTTGACCAGGATTTGGAGAAATCCCCCAAAATGTTCTGCCCCCATCCACCAGAGCCATTAGATTGCAACTTTTCCTCCGTATCCACTATAACTACCTCTACACCAGCTATTTCTTCTCCTACCACAGCTAAAGCTTCTCTTGAAGAAGCACAGTCTATGCTAGCACCAGCTTCAGTTCCTCCAAAATTAGGAAGAGAAGCTGACAATTATCCCATGAGTTTTCAATGTTGTCCAGCAGAAAATTCTGATGGAATAACATCTAGCAGTATACCACCCATTGAGTACAATGGTTGTAACACTTGTGTTGCAAAAAATGATGTGGTAGAAAAAACATCTGATGAG GTGGAGGCAGGATGGAATATGCTCCCTGTCTCACCACAGCCACTAGGTTGCAACATGTTATCCCCATTACACTCGCAGATGCAAGCGGACGACTACTTTCGGTACAAGTCTAGCTGTGAAAATAATCttgcttttgatgatgaagCCCAGGAAAACATGGTCTCTGCACAG TTTGATCAAGAGTATCAAGATTTGTTGTGGCTTGAAGATATCATCAAAAGTCCAAAGGTTTCACCAAG AATTGTGACATTCAAGATCCTGATCAAGATTTTAGCAACCCCAGGCTCTGTTACAGAGTGA